Proteins co-encoded in one Nothobranchius furzeri strain GRZ-AD chromosome 4, NfurGRZ-RIMD1, whole genome shotgun sequence genomic window:
- the cep152 gene encoding centrosomal protein of 152 kDa isoform X1, with translation MSIDFDSAALQTQHDEEEYDQEDYAREQELHKLLTDLPDDMLEDSRDSSSPELECSNCSNQNASSSPQCKWTQEWSDHAHPPSHAQIYDVDFDQASHDQYAYEDDGNLLPHTWNQNHPFAQERYPCTSVGSDKCTENSDFSTGSEAQPFPEGSDNHVNFKGEEGYRRELNHEVQNTRHQFQNVNSEVNDQGSNQHQVRYKPHHAVHQPKVFHSQAAQQDQFGLLQREFLDSTQQNADRERSTQLQILNKAQQRQIEDLERKLEDSRRNMRYLEHQFAIVKDEKDGLTVSYKESSRLVEDAKEREVQMQHKLQAVEQQVQLLRERDQENLKKQRLADAAVDSMKQQMLELCRSDTLSKSREQHDRDLAVMKEQHEVALLALQQKLDSTSQALSEQFDVGQKLREQVKLLERQREEEHLERAKVVNSLSQRLEESQHQCAKLLQTNTVQEMSQMQIKLQQAQAAKALSENMSKVLQEDLADLKEQITLYESAVKHSVITLDLSSELENHLSESCMDLGLKKTNRKNGTLHRTALAHLSDSKLPKDEALKLLQVEMQRCLGCLKGKRRKISQLQEELQHRQTRVDELQTQLEEVKLRSSVKAKHSDWNGDSQKELTRLQEDKRHLMEQVELLENKNKELKQSEEKLKSVNSELCSKMREMIQELDQEKQEAAERSERINQQYRDDVVNRVRTELLVEHEAQTEQLTAQHRQQIEQLQNQLSEVSDKMLAVQECYISVCKEKSLLEETVHNREKEETSIKKETEEKLRRELEAQHQASITQLKAVWSKEKETEVQQQVDSCVASTEAKWKHELEKREKTWLQRLEEASKEGKRQLTEAACQTDKFEVRVEDLDSRLRAQKQQVLLEADKEQCRAVEEARRHLQRELEEKHLEDMAKQVEGAVTRAYNRWIEDLPSLPEYQTLLQSEKEKWEELQERVTNQKVSQALREAEELRGRSQQEDLCPGVQGVEELQVELAALRSQLEQLTREQAALLRAELAGARAAWNREKQQEVSSIQVRSKQTYQTKLQEERRQLEQALQQAREDADLQRKELLLQMEAKVQQTARAREEEWRCQRRQMREEFIAELQTALEQVQNQVLGPDETEEQTSGSTSEVTLTHIIKASCREMVNRAAAEAKRECSKMSEEQMSQVSAGTPGQRVMETNKMNSAAQRKEQPRCSRGCSEMFSKLQKKNQELQRHLEKTCRQLQLSVREHKAATQHLKDQHERSLQKVKEEHQQQLEEVKKAKESSGSSDHHLQQGLEEMKQQYLVTVEKIRGDMLRYLQESRERAAEMIRIEVQRERRDTARQMRRYYLTCLQELLEDGGKTTGQEALIVLNLLPFSSIAPPADCIDLFVSCRAEKKIMNAASKLAAMAKVLETPVKSKSGKNHSSPSCAAAGAVTSRNSGFSKNLAALTEPLETHRDRTASDSGQNCTPTVRTKLVSHRDPPRSQENVVDKGQQSQTSSHTILTPHKSCPQTATQTHVDFVSLSVRGRDLEWHMQGSDSNKESGRQNKPFLVQEAPVREEKPSDWSVVSSDSNVVSRLSYLGRKVEPVRPFSVSAGSPNGIREFGGLTPDASDLTVYKDIPTTEPLPKSSNREPIPGSECEAELGGSRPPFSELRRQQDSGFDSPFYQQH, from the exons ATGTCTATAGATTTTGATAGTGCTGCTCTTCAAACTCAGCATGATGAAGAGGAATATGACCAGGAAGACTATGCAAGAGAGCAAGAG CTGCACAAGCTGCTCACGGACCTGCCGGATGACATGCTGGAGGACAGCAGAGACTCCTCCTCTCCGGAGCTGGAGTGCTCCAACTGCAGCAATCAAAACGCCAGCAGCAG CCCACAGTGTAAGTGGACTCAAGAATGGTCCGATCATGCACATCCGCCCTCTCATGCTCAG atctatGACGTTGACTTTGATCAAGCCTCTCATGACCAGTATGCCTATGAAGATGATGGAAACCTGCTCCCTCACACCTGGAATCAAAATCATCCATTTGCACAGGAGAGGTATCCGTGCACAAGCGTCGGCTCGGATAAATGCACAGAGAATAGCGATTTTTCTACTGGGTCTGAGGCACAGCCGTTCCCTGAAGGCTCCGACAACCATGTGAACTTTAAAGGAGAAGAAGGCTACAGGAGGGAACTCAACCACGAGGTTCAAAACACCAGACACCAGTTTCAA AATGTGAACTCTGAAGTGAACGATCAAGGTTCCAACCAGCACCAGGTTCGTTATAAGCCTCATCATGCTGTCCACCAGCCCAAGGTGTTTCACTCTCAAGCTGCTCAGCAAGACCAGTTTGGCCTCCTACAGAGGGAATTCCTCGATTCAACACAAC AAAACGCCGACAGGGAGCGAAGCACCCAACTTCAGATTTTAAACAAAGCTCAGCAGAGGCAGATTGAAGATTTGGAGCGGAAGCTGGAGGATTCCCGGCGTAACATGAGATATCTGGAGCATCAGTTTGCAATAGTCAAAG ATGAGAAGGACGGCCTAACGGTGAGCTACAAGGAGTCCAGTCGACTGGTCGAAGACGCGAAGGAACGAGAGGTTCAAATGCAGCACAAGCTTCAGGCTGTAGAGCAGCAAGTTCAGCTCCTCAGAGAGAGAGACCAGGAG AACCTTAAGAAGCAGAGGCTGGCTGATGCTGCTGTGGACAGCATGAAGCAGCAGATGCTGGAGCTGTGCCGCTCCGACACCCTGTCCAAATCACGAGAGCAGCACGACCGAGACCTCGCCGTTATGAAGGAGCAGCACGAGGTGGCGCTGTTGGCTTTACAGCAGAAACTAGACTCTACCTCCCAAGCGCTGAGCGAACAG TTTGATGTTGGCCAGAAGCTACGAGAGCAAGTGAAGCTGTTGGAACGGCAGAGAGAAGAAGAGCATCTGGAGAGAGCCAAAGTAGTCAACTCCTTGTCTCAGCGCCTGGAGGAGAGTCAGCACCAGTGTGCCAAGCTGCTGCAGACGA ATACGGTCCAAGAGATGAGTCAAATGCAGATTAAACTGCAGCAAGCTCAGGCCGCCAAGGCCCTGAGTGAAAACATGAGCAAAGTTTTACAG GAGGATCTAGCAGATCTAAAAGAGCAGATCACTCTGTATGAATCTGCTGTGAAGCACAGCGTTATTACCTTAGACCTCAGCAGCGAGTTGGAGAACCATTTGTCTGAGTCCTGTATGGATCTGGGTCTGAAGAAGACCAACAGGAAAAATGGAACACTTCATCG TACCGCTCTGGCTCACCTGTCGGACTCTAAGCTGCCCAAAGACGAGGCTCTAAAGCTCCTGCAGGTGGAGATGCAGCGCTGCCTCGGGTGTCTGAAGGGGAAGAGACGGAAGATCAGtcagctgcaggaggagctgcagcACCGTCAGACCCGAGTGGATGAGCTGCAGACTCAGTTAGAGGAAGTCAAGCTCAGAAGCTCA GTTAAAGCGAAGCATTCCGACTGGAACGGAGACTCCCAGAAAGAGTTGACCAGGCTGCAGGAAGACAAGCGACACTTGATGGAACAAGTTGAG TTGCTGGAAAACAAGAACAAGGAGCTGAAACAGAGTGAGGAAAAGCTGAAGTCTGTTAACTCTGAGCTGTGCAGCAAAATGAGAGAAATGATCCAGGAGTTGGACCAGGAAAAGCAGGAAGCTGCAGAACG GTCTGAGCgcattaatcagcagtacagggaCGATGTAGTGAACCGGGTCAGAACAGAACTCCTTGTGGAgcacgaggctcagactgagcagCTGACTGCACAGCACCGGCAGCAGATTGAGCAGCTACA AAACCAGCTGTCAGAAGTCAGCGATAAGATGTTGGCTGTGCAGGAGTGTTACATATCTGTCTGCAAGGAGAAGAGCCTGCTGGAGGAAACCGTCCACAATAGAGAGAAGGAAGAGACCTCTATCAAAAAGGAGACCGAAGAAAAGCTGAGAAGGGAACTAGAGGCTCAGCATCAGGCGTCCATAACACAGCTCAAAGCAGTCTGGTCCAAAGAGAAGGAGACTGAAGTCCAACAGCAAGTGGACTCTTGTGTAGCTTCAACTGAAGCTAAATGGAAACATGAACTCGAAAAG AGAGAGAAGACGTGGCTCCAGAGGTTGGAGGAGGCTAGCAAAGAAGGAAAGAGGCAACTAACTGAGGCGGCCTGTCAGACGGATAAGTTTGAGGTCAGGGTGGAGGATCTGGACTCCAGGCTCAGAGCTCAGAAACAACAGGTGCTGCTAGAAGCTGACAAAGAGCAGTGTAGAGCTGTGGAGGAAGCTAGGAGGCACCTTCAGAgagagctggaggagaagcacctGGAGGACATGGCCAAGCAG GTTGAAGGTGCCGTAACTCGAGCTTACAATCGTTGGATTGAAGATCTGCCATCATTGCCAGAGTATCAGACCTTACTCCAGTCAGAAAAGGAGAAATGGGAGGAGCTACAAGAAAGAGTTACAAACCAAAag gTGTCCCAAGCCCTCAGGGAAGCAGAGGAGCTAAGGGGCAGGAGCCAACAGGAGGACCTGTGCCCTGGAGTGCAGGGAGTGGAGGAGCTTCAGGTGGAGTTAGCAGCTCTGAGGAGTCAGCTGGAGCAACTCACCAGAGAGCAGGCGGCCCTGCTGAGGGCTGAACTGGCTGGAGCCAGAGCAGCGTGGAAtagagaaaagcagcaggaggtcTCCAGCATCCAGGTCCGCAGCAAACAAACGTACCAGACCAAGCTGCAGGAGGAGCGCAGACAGCTGgagcaggccctccagcaggccaGGGAGGACGCTGACCTCCAGAGGAAGGAGCTACTCCTGCAGATGGAGGCCAAGGTTCAGCAGACTGCGAGGGCACGAGAGGAGGAGTGGAGATGCCAGAGGCGGCAGATGAGAGAGGAGTTTATAGCGGAGCTTCAGACCGCACTGGAGCAAGTACAGAACCAGGTTCTTGGTCCTGATGAAACAGAGGAACAGACCAGTGGGTCCACGTCAGAGGTTACACTAACGCACATCATCAAAGCCTCGTGCAGAGAGATGGTGAACAGAGCCGCAGCAGAGGCCAAGAGGGAGTGCAGCAAA ATGAGTGAAGAGCAGATGAGTCAGGTCTCAGCAGGAACGCCGGGGCAGCGCGTGATGGAAACCAACAAAATGA ATTCTGCAGCTCAGAGGAAGGAGCAGCCTCGCTGCAGCAGGGGGTGCTCTGAGATGTTCAGCAAGCTCCAGAAGAAGAACCAGGAGCTGCAGAGACACCTGGAGAAAACCTGCCGCCAGCTTCAGCTCAGCGTCCGAGAGCACAAAGCTGCCACGCAACACCTGAAAG ATCAACATGAAAGAAGCTTACAGAAGGTGAAGGAGGAGCATCAGCAGCAGTTGGAGGAAGTGAAGAAAGCCAAAGAGTCCTCAGG AAGTTCTGATCACCATCTTCAGCAAGGCCTTGAGGAGATGAAACAGCAGTACCTGGTGACGGTGGAGAAGATCAGAG GAGACATGTTGCGCTACCTTCAGGAGAGCCGGGAGCGTGCAGCGGAGATGATTCGGATCGAGGTGCAGAGGGAGAGGCGGGACACTGCCAGACAGATGCGACGCTATTATCTGACCtgtctgcaggagctgctggagGACGGGGGGAAGACCACGGGGCAAGAGGCTTTAATCGTCCTGAACTTGTTACCCTTCTCCAGTATCGCTCCTCCGGCTGATTGCATTGATCTTTTTGTCTCCTGCAGGGCTGAAAAGAAAATAATGAATGCGGCAAGCAAGCTGGCGGCCATGGCTAAAGTCCTGGAAACGCCCGTCAAAAGTAAATCTGGAAAGAACCACAGCTCACCAA GCTGTGCTGCTGCTGGCGCCGTGACAAGCAGAAACTCTGGTTTTAGTAAGAACCTGGCGGCGCTAACAgaacctctggagacccacagggaCAGGACTGCTTCTGATTCAGGGCAGAACTGCACCCCCACAGTTAGGACTAAACTTGTGAGCCATCGGGACCCTCCTCGATCTCaggagaacgtggtggataaaggACAACAGTCCCAAACCTCTTCACACACAATCCTCACTCCTCACAAGTCCTGTCCTCAGACGGCTACTCAGACCCACGTGGACTTCGTCAGTCTGTCTGTGAGGGGTAGAGACTTAGAGTGGCACATGCAGGGAAGCGACTCCAACAAGGAGTCAGGAAGACAGAACAAACCTTTCCTGGTCCAGGAGGCTCCGGTCAGAGAAGAGAAACCGTCCGACTGGAGCGTGGTGAGTAGCGACTCCAACGTCGTCTCCAGACTGTCGTACTTGGGGCGGAAAGTTGAACCCGTCAGACCTTTTTCTGTGTCTGCTGGTTCACCCAATGGCATAAGAGAGTTTGGTGGCCTCACTCCTGATGCGTCTGACCTAACCGTTTATAAGGACATTCCCACAACTGAGCCTCTCCCAAAGAGTTCAAACAGAGAGCCGATCCCTGGTTCTGAGTGTGAGGCTGAGCTCGGTGGTTCCAGGCCTCCGTTCTCTGAGCTGCGACGACAGCAGGACAGCGGCTTCGACAGTCCGTTCTACCAGCAGCACTAG
- the cep152 gene encoding centrosomal protein of 152 kDa isoform X2, with translation MSIDFDSAALQTQHDEEEYDQEDYAREQELHKLLTDLPDDMLEDSRDSSSPELECSNCSNQNASSSPQCKWTQEWSDHAHPPSHAQIYDVDFDQASHDQYAYEDDGNLLPHTWNQNHPFAQERYPCTSVGSDKCTENSDFSTGSEAQPFPEGSDNHVNFKGEEGYRRELNHEVQNTRHQFQNVNSEVNDQGSNQHQVRYKPHHAVHQPKVFHSQAAQQDQFGLLQREFLDSTQQNADRERSTQLQILNKAQQRQIEDLERKLEDSRRNMRYLEHQFAIVKDEKDGLTVSYKESSRLVEDAKEREVQMQHKLQAVEQQVQLLRERDQENLKKQRLADAAVDSMKQQMLELCRSDTLSKSREQHDRDLAVMKEQHEVALLALQQKLDSTSQALSEQFDVGQKLREQVKLLERQREEEHLERAKVVNSLSQRLEESQHQCAKLLQTNTVQEMSQMQIKLQQAQAAKALSENMSKVLQEDLADLKEQITLYESAVKHSVITLDLSSELENHLSESCMDLGLKKTNRKNGTLHRTALAHLSDSKLPKDEALKLLQVEMQRCLGCLKGKRRKISQLQEELQHRQTRVDELQTQLEEVKLRSSVKAKHSDWNGDSQKELTRLQEDKRHLMEQVELLENKNKELKQSEEKLKSVNSELCSKMREMIQELDQEKQEAAERSERINQQYRDDVVNRVRTELLVEHEAQTEQLTAQHRQQIEQLQNQLSEVSDKMLAVQECYISVCKEKSLLEETVHNREKEETSIKKETEEKLRRELEAQHQASITQLKAVWSKEKETEVQQQVDSCVASTEAKWKHELEKREKTWLQRLEEASKEGKRQLTEAACQTDKFEVRVEDLDSRLRAQKQQVLLEADKEQCRAVEEARRHLQRELEEKHLEDMAKQVEGAVTRAYNRWIEDLPSLPEYQTLLQSEKEKWEELQERVTNQKVSQALREAEELRGRSQQEDLCPGVQGVEELQVELAALRSQLEQLTREQAALLRAELAGARAAWNREKQQEVSSIQVRSKQTYQTKLQEERRQLEQALQQAREDADLQRKELLLQMEAKVQQTARAREEEWRCQRRQMREEFIAELQTALEQVQNQVLGPDETEEQTSGSTSEVTLTHIIKASCREMVNRAAAEAKRECSKMSEEQMSQVSAGTPGQRVMETNKMNSAAQRKEQPRCSRGCSEMFSKLQKKNQELQRHLEKTCRQLQLSVREHKAATQHLKDQHERSLQKVKEEHQQQLEEVKKAKESSGSSDHHLQQGLEEMKQQYLVTVEKIRGDMLRYLQESRERAAEMIRIEVQRERRDTARQMRRYYLTCLQELLEDGGKTTGAEKKIMNAASKLAAMAKVLETPVKSKSGKNHSSPSCAAAGAVTSRNSGFSKNLAALTEPLETHRDRTASDSGQNCTPTVRTKLVSHRDPPRSQENVVDKGQQSQTSSHTILTPHKSCPQTATQTHVDFVSLSVRGRDLEWHMQGSDSNKESGRQNKPFLVQEAPVREEKPSDWSVVSSDSNVVSRLSYLGRKVEPVRPFSVSAGSPNGIREFGGLTPDASDLTVYKDIPTTEPLPKSSNREPIPGSECEAELGGSRPPFSELRRQQDSGFDSPFYQQH, from the exons ATGTCTATAGATTTTGATAGTGCTGCTCTTCAAACTCAGCATGATGAAGAGGAATATGACCAGGAAGACTATGCAAGAGAGCAAGAG CTGCACAAGCTGCTCACGGACCTGCCGGATGACATGCTGGAGGACAGCAGAGACTCCTCCTCTCCGGAGCTGGAGTGCTCCAACTGCAGCAATCAAAACGCCAGCAGCAG CCCACAGTGTAAGTGGACTCAAGAATGGTCCGATCATGCACATCCGCCCTCTCATGCTCAG atctatGACGTTGACTTTGATCAAGCCTCTCATGACCAGTATGCCTATGAAGATGATGGAAACCTGCTCCCTCACACCTGGAATCAAAATCATCCATTTGCACAGGAGAGGTATCCGTGCACAAGCGTCGGCTCGGATAAATGCACAGAGAATAGCGATTTTTCTACTGGGTCTGAGGCACAGCCGTTCCCTGAAGGCTCCGACAACCATGTGAACTTTAAAGGAGAAGAAGGCTACAGGAGGGAACTCAACCACGAGGTTCAAAACACCAGACACCAGTTTCAA AATGTGAACTCTGAAGTGAACGATCAAGGTTCCAACCAGCACCAGGTTCGTTATAAGCCTCATCATGCTGTCCACCAGCCCAAGGTGTTTCACTCTCAAGCTGCTCAGCAAGACCAGTTTGGCCTCCTACAGAGGGAATTCCTCGATTCAACACAAC AAAACGCCGACAGGGAGCGAAGCACCCAACTTCAGATTTTAAACAAAGCTCAGCAGAGGCAGATTGAAGATTTGGAGCGGAAGCTGGAGGATTCCCGGCGTAACATGAGATATCTGGAGCATCAGTTTGCAATAGTCAAAG ATGAGAAGGACGGCCTAACGGTGAGCTACAAGGAGTCCAGTCGACTGGTCGAAGACGCGAAGGAACGAGAGGTTCAAATGCAGCACAAGCTTCAGGCTGTAGAGCAGCAAGTTCAGCTCCTCAGAGAGAGAGACCAGGAG AACCTTAAGAAGCAGAGGCTGGCTGATGCTGCTGTGGACAGCATGAAGCAGCAGATGCTGGAGCTGTGCCGCTCCGACACCCTGTCCAAATCACGAGAGCAGCACGACCGAGACCTCGCCGTTATGAAGGAGCAGCACGAGGTGGCGCTGTTGGCTTTACAGCAGAAACTAGACTCTACCTCCCAAGCGCTGAGCGAACAG TTTGATGTTGGCCAGAAGCTACGAGAGCAAGTGAAGCTGTTGGAACGGCAGAGAGAAGAAGAGCATCTGGAGAGAGCCAAAGTAGTCAACTCCTTGTCTCAGCGCCTGGAGGAGAGTCAGCACCAGTGTGCCAAGCTGCTGCAGACGA ATACGGTCCAAGAGATGAGTCAAATGCAGATTAAACTGCAGCAAGCTCAGGCCGCCAAGGCCCTGAGTGAAAACATGAGCAAAGTTTTACAG GAGGATCTAGCAGATCTAAAAGAGCAGATCACTCTGTATGAATCTGCTGTGAAGCACAGCGTTATTACCTTAGACCTCAGCAGCGAGTTGGAGAACCATTTGTCTGAGTCCTGTATGGATCTGGGTCTGAAGAAGACCAACAGGAAAAATGGAACACTTCATCG TACCGCTCTGGCTCACCTGTCGGACTCTAAGCTGCCCAAAGACGAGGCTCTAAAGCTCCTGCAGGTGGAGATGCAGCGCTGCCTCGGGTGTCTGAAGGGGAAGAGACGGAAGATCAGtcagctgcaggaggagctgcagcACCGTCAGACCCGAGTGGATGAGCTGCAGACTCAGTTAGAGGAAGTCAAGCTCAGAAGCTCA GTTAAAGCGAAGCATTCCGACTGGAACGGAGACTCCCAGAAAGAGTTGACCAGGCTGCAGGAAGACAAGCGACACTTGATGGAACAAGTTGAG TTGCTGGAAAACAAGAACAAGGAGCTGAAACAGAGTGAGGAAAAGCTGAAGTCTGTTAACTCTGAGCTGTGCAGCAAAATGAGAGAAATGATCCAGGAGTTGGACCAGGAAAAGCAGGAAGCTGCAGAACG GTCTGAGCgcattaatcagcagtacagggaCGATGTAGTGAACCGGGTCAGAACAGAACTCCTTGTGGAgcacgaggctcagactgagcagCTGACTGCACAGCACCGGCAGCAGATTGAGCAGCTACA AAACCAGCTGTCAGAAGTCAGCGATAAGATGTTGGCTGTGCAGGAGTGTTACATATCTGTCTGCAAGGAGAAGAGCCTGCTGGAGGAAACCGTCCACAATAGAGAGAAGGAAGAGACCTCTATCAAAAAGGAGACCGAAGAAAAGCTGAGAAGGGAACTAGAGGCTCAGCATCAGGCGTCCATAACACAGCTCAAAGCAGTCTGGTCCAAAGAGAAGGAGACTGAAGTCCAACAGCAAGTGGACTCTTGTGTAGCTTCAACTGAAGCTAAATGGAAACATGAACTCGAAAAG AGAGAGAAGACGTGGCTCCAGAGGTTGGAGGAGGCTAGCAAAGAAGGAAAGAGGCAACTAACTGAGGCGGCCTGTCAGACGGATAAGTTTGAGGTCAGGGTGGAGGATCTGGACTCCAGGCTCAGAGCTCAGAAACAACAGGTGCTGCTAGAAGCTGACAAAGAGCAGTGTAGAGCTGTGGAGGAAGCTAGGAGGCACCTTCAGAgagagctggaggagaagcacctGGAGGACATGGCCAAGCAG GTTGAAGGTGCCGTAACTCGAGCTTACAATCGTTGGATTGAAGATCTGCCATCATTGCCAGAGTATCAGACCTTACTCCAGTCAGAAAAGGAGAAATGGGAGGAGCTACAAGAAAGAGTTACAAACCAAAag gTGTCCCAAGCCCTCAGGGAAGCAGAGGAGCTAAGGGGCAGGAGCCAACAGGAGGACCTGTGCCCTGGAGTGCAGGGAGTGGAGGAGCTTCAGGTGGAGTTAGCAGCTCTGAGGAGTCAGCTGGAGCAACTCACCAGAGAGCAGGCGGCCCTGCTGAGGGCTGAACTGGCTGGAGCCAGAGCAGCGTGGAAtagagaaaagcagcaggaggtcTCCAGCATCCAGGTCCGCAGCAAACAAACGTACCAGACCAAGCTGCAGGAGGAGCGCAGACAGCTGgagcaggccctccagcaggccaGGGAGGACGCTGACCTCCAGAGGAAGGAGCTACTCCTGCAGATGGAGGCCAAGGTTCAGCAGACTGCGAGGGCACGAGAGGAGGAGTGGAGATGCCAGAGGCGGCAGATGAGAGAGGAGTTTATAGCGGAGCTTCAGACCGCACTGGAGCAAGTACAGAACCAGGTTCTTGGTCCTGATGAAACAGAGGAACAGACCAGTGGGTCCACGTCAGAGGTTACACTAACGCACATCATCAAAGCCTCGTGCAGAGAGATGGTGAACAGAGCCGCAGCAGAGGCCAAGAGGGAGTGCAGCAAA ATGAGTGAAGAGCAGATGAGTCAGGTCTCAGCAGGAACGCCGGGGCAGCGCGTGATGGAAACCAACAAAATGA ATTCTGCAGCTCAGAGGAAGGAGCAGCCTCGCTGCAGCAGGGGGTGCTCTGAGATGTTCAGCAAGCTCCAGAAGAAGAACCAGGAGCTGCAGAGACACCTGGAGAAAACCTGCCGCCAGCTTCAGCTCAGCGTCCGAGAGCACAAAGCTGCCACGCAACACCTGAAAG ATCAACATGAAAGAAGCTTACAGAAGGTGAAGGAGGAGCATCAGCAGCAGTTGGAGGAAGTGAAGAAAGCCAAAGAGTCCTCAGG AAGTTCTGATCACCATCTTCAGCAAGGCCTTGAGGAGATGAAACAGCAGTACCTGGTGACGGTGGAGAAGATCAGAG GAGACATGTTGCGCTACCTTCAGGAGAGCCGGGAGCGTGCAGCGGAGATGATTCGGATCGAGGTGCAGAGGGAGAGGCGGGACACTGCCAGACAGATGCGACGCTATTATCTGACCtgtctgcaggagctgctggagGACGGGGGGAAGACCACGGG GGCTGAAAAGAAAATAATGAATGCGGCAAGCAAGCTGGCGGCCATGGCTAAAGTCCTGGAAACGCCCGTCAAAAGTAAATCTGGAAAGAACCACAGCTCACCAA GCTGTGCTGCTGCTGGCGCCGTGACAAGCAGAAACTCTGGTTTTAGTAAGAACCTGGCGGCGCTAACAgaacctctggagacccacagggaCAGGACTGCTTCTGATTCAGGGCAGAACTGCACCCCCACAGTTAGGACTAAACTTGTGAGCCATCGGGACCCTCCTCGATCTCaggagaacgtggtggataaaggACAACAGTCCCAAACCTCTTCACACACAATCCTCACTCCTCACAAGTCCTGTCCTCAGACGGCTACTCAGACCCACGTGGACTTCGTCAGTCTGTCTGTGAGGGGTAGAGACTTAGAGTGGCACATGCAGGGAAGCGACTCCAACAAGGAGTCAGGAAGACAGAACAAACCTTTCCTGGTCCAGGAGGCTCCGGTCAGAGAAGAGAAACCGTCCGACTGGAGCGTGGTGAGTAGCGACTCCAACGTCGTCTCCAGACTGTCGTACTTGGGGCGGAAAGTTGAACCCGTCAGACCTTTTTCTGTGTCTGCTGGTTCACCCAATGGCATAAGAGAGTTTGGTGGCCTCACTCCTGATGCGTCTGACCTAACCGTTTATAAGGACATTCCCACAACTGAGCCTCTCCCAAAGAGTTCAAACAGAGAGCCGATCCCTGGTTCTGAGTGTGAGGCTGAGCTCGGTGGTTCCAGGCCTCCGTTCTCTGAGCTGCGACGACAGCAGGACAGCGGCTTCGACAGTCCGTTCTACCAGCAGCACTAG